One Thiocapsa sp. genomic window, GCGAGCGGCTCCCGCCGCAGCGCCGAGCGTTCCGCGCACCGCCACAAGGGCGGGCACGCCGACGGCGTGAAACGCGCAAGCATGATTGTCACGGACAGAATCCTCTCGGTGTAGGGCCGTGCTTTACCCGCGCATTGTCTCGGGCCGCCACCCCTTTGCTCGACCCGCATGACCGGGCGTCACAGCTCGTATGGGTGGCTCCGACTTCCACGCATCACCGCCCGCGTCCTCGCTTTTGACACTTGTTCGCGGGTGCCCGCTTCCTGCGGACCGATGCGCGGATCTCCCTGGTTACCGCGTATTCTCAATGTCAGGCTCGATACGGTCTCTGACCCGGGGAGTATCCGTGCCGCTCGCCAGAGCGCGACACGGATTGTTGCCTACCGGCGGGACGAAGCCGTCGGCACTCACCAACCAAAATTTTCGGGGCTCAACACCTTCAGGGTCGGCATCACCCGTTACCTTTGCACCTCGCCTGCTGTCGTGCCTACGCATCGACGCGCCTGTTGCCAGTCGCGCCGCAAGGCTCGATACCGGGCTCGCGGCGCACGATTACCCGGGCGGGACTCGCACCCGCTAGAACACGCGACCTTGCCAGGCCGCACCGTCCCCGGTTTCCCCTGACGCCTTGCTCCGCGCTCGAACTGACCTGTAATCGAAGTGAATTAAGTAAACGGAGAGTAGGCCGGGTTCTCACCGTCGTGTAGACAGAAGTTCGTGTTCTCTGTTGCCGCCTGGTTTCCCGGCGGTGCCACAATATCTCTGCCATGCGACGGCTCGTTCCCGGCCCCTCGCAGAACCGGACTTGGAGTGTTACACCATCCGGCTCCCAGCCCGAGTCTTTCACAGTGGAACAGGGGAGCGATCCGGCGCCCTGTCGACTCCGCATTGACGGCACCCGCCGCAGCGCAGGGCTTCGCACGCACCGCCCAAGGACGGGGCACGCCGACTGTGTGAAACGCGCGAGCGTCGTTGCCACGGACAGAGTCCTCACGGTGTAGGGCCGTGTTTCACCCTCGCGTTGTCTCAGGCCGCCACCCCTTTGCTCGACCCGCGTTACCGGGCGTCAACGCTCGTATGGATGGCTCCGACTTCCACGCAACGCCGCCCACGTCCTCGCTTTTAACTTGTTCGCGGGTGCCCGCCTCCAGCGGACCGATGCGTGGATCTCCCTGGTTACCGCATGCTCTCGATGTCAGGCTCGATACGGCCTCGGACCCCGAGGAGTACCCGCATCGCACGCCATACCGCGACACGGATTGTTGCCTGCCGGAGGGACAAACCCGTCGGCACTCCTGACTGTTCTTTACGGGGCTCAACACCTTCAAGGTCGGCTCCACCCGTTACCTTTGCACCTCGCCTGCTTTCGTGCCTACGCATCGACGTGTCCGTTGCCGTCCACGCCGCAAGGCTCGATACTGGGCTCGCGGCGCACGATTACCCAGGCGGGATTCCCACCCGCTAGAACACGCGGCCTTGCCAGGCCGCACTGTCCCCGGAATTGCGCGGAATTGCGCGGTATTTGTTCAATGTTGCGCGGATCGCCGGCAGCTCGGTGATACTGAGGTCATGCAGGATGATTCCGTAGCATTCCAGCCAACTCAGGAGCGCGATCTTGCCGGATGCATCGAGGAAAAAACCCGTCTCGGTGACTACGGGCCAGAGAGAATGCAGGCTCAGGCGTTGATGATTGGCCAGGAACTCGACAGCGGAGGTGTGATGCGGGTCATTGCGAGCGAACAGGGCGACAAGAAAGCCGGTATCAACCCAGGCGGCGATGTTTGGCATGCAAGGCCTCCCAGATTTGGCGTTTTGCGGGATCCGTGGGTGGCTCGGCGAGTTGTCCAGTGCCGAACAGATCGCGTCCTGATTCATAAGGAGTTGGCCCCGTTTGTTCCAACAGACGCTGACAGAGCTCACGAACCCCCTGGCGGACCAGGTCATCCTGGCTACGCGCAGATTGACGGCTGACGCGTTCCAATAAGGCTTGTTCCTCGGGGGTCAGGCACACGGTAAATGACATGGTATCGTCCTCGCATCAGTGATCACGACATTCCGCTGTTGACATAGCGCATCACAAAGGGCTTGACAACACACCCGTCGCTCTGTTGCGGGAGGAGTGGCCTATGATTCGCGCAATAGCCGTTCCAAGGCGGCGACGATCCGCTCGCCCGTGTGTCCGCCCCCGGGGCGATGGTGCCGGTCGGCCAGTCGCCGGCGAACAGGGCTCGTTCCAGGGGCAGTTTAGCGAATGAAGTGACGAAGGAACCGTATCGATCGCGTGGTACGTCCCCGGTATCCTCCCGGGATCGACGACGTGCAGTCGTCCTCTTCCACCGGCCGGACGGTCCGAGGGGTCGACCTCAACGCGACGATCTCGGGAACCGCTCAGAAAGCGCGTTGGCCGGACCCATCAGCGAGGCCGGTTGGTCGCCGATCGCGAGAACCGTGGTACGTCCCCGGTTTCCTGATGATAGCGGACTTGGCAGGGCGCTGACGCCTTGCTCCGCGCTCGAACTGACCTGTAATCGAAGTGAATTAAGTAAACGGAGAGTAGGCCGGGTTCTCACCGTCGTGTAGACAGAAGTTCGTGTTCTCTGTTGCCGCCTGGTTTCCCGGCGGTGCCACAATATCTCTGCCATGCGACGGCTCGTTCCCGGCCCCTCGCAGAACCGGACTTGGAGTGTTACACCATCCGGCTCCCAGCCCGAGTCTTTCACAGTGGAACAGGGGAGCGATCCGGCGCCCTGTCGACTCCGCATTGACGGCACCCGCCGCAGCGCAGGGCTTCGCACGCACCGCCCAAGGACGGGGCACGCCGACTGTGTGAAACGCGCGAGCGTCGTTGCCACGGACAGAGTCCTCACGGTGTAGGGCCGTGTTTCACCCTCGCGTTGTCTCAGGCCGCCACCCCTTTGCTCGACCCGCGTTACCGGGCGTCAACGCTCGTATGGATGGCTCCGACTTCCACGCAACGCCGCCCACGTCCTCGCTTTTAACTTGTTCGCGGGTGCCCGCCTCCAGCGGACCGATGCGTGGATCTCCCTGGTTACCGCATGCTCTCGATGTCAGGCTCGATACGGCCTCGGACCCCGAGGAGTACCCGCATCGCACGCCATACCGCGACACGGATTGTTGCCTGCCGGAGGGACAAACCCGTCGGCACTCCCGACTGTTCTTTACGGGGCTCAACACCTTCAAGGTCGGCTCCACCCGTTACCTTTGCACCTCGCCTGCTTTCGTGCCTACGCATCGACGTGTCCGTTGCCGTCCACGCCGCAAGGCTCGATACTGGGCTCGCGGCGCACGATTACCCAGGCGGGATTCCCACCCGCTAGAACACGCGGCCTTGCCAGGCCGCACGGAGAGTAGGCCGGGTTCTCACCGTCGTGTAGACAGAAGTTCGTGTTCTCTGTTGCCGCCTGGTTTCCCGGCGGTGCCACAATATCTCTGCCATGCGACGGCTCGTTCCCGGCCCCTCGCAGAACCGGACTTGGAGTGTTACACCATCCGGCTCCCAGCCCGAGTCTTTCACAGTGGAACAGGGGAGCGATCCGGCGCCCTGTCGACTCCGCATTGACGGCACCCGCCGCAGCGCAGGGCTTCGCACGCACCGCCCAGGACGGGGCACGCCGACTGTGTGAAACGCGCGAGCGTCGTTGCCACGGACAGAGTCCTCACGGTGTAGGGCCGTGTTTCACCCTCGCGTTGTCTCAGGCCGCCACCCCTTTGCTCGACCCGCGTTACCGGGCGTCAACGCTCGTATGGATGGCTCCGACTTCCACGCAACGCCGCCCACGTCCTCGCTTTTAACTTGTTCGCGGGTGCCCGCCTCCAGCGGACCGATGCGTGGATCTCCCTGGTTACCGCATGCTCTCGATGTCAGGCTCGATACGGCCTCGGACCCCGAGGAGTACCCGCATCGCACGCCATACCGCGACACGGATTGTTGCCTGCCGGAGGGACAAACCCGTCGGCACTCCCGACTGTTCTTTACGGGGCTCAACACCTTCAAGGTCGGCTCCACCCGTTACCTTTGCACCTCGCCTGCTTTCGTGCCTACGCATCGACGTGTCCGTTGCCGTCCACGCCGCAAGGCTCGATACTGGGCTCGCGGCGCACGATTACCCAGGCGGGATTCCCACCCGCTAGTTCACGCGGCCTTGCCAGGCCGCACTGTCCCCGGAATTGTGCCGGTCGTGCTGGTACTCTCGGTCGGCAAGCGAGAGGAGATGGCGGCCTACCTGCAAGCCATCGAGCGGCTTCTGACTCAGAGCAGAGGTGATCTGTCGTCAATCTGCCAGCCAACGCTCCAAGTCCTCAAGCTTCTGCAGATCGTCACTGAAATGTGCTCGAAGCCTTGGATTCAAGATATAGGGCAGCTGTCGGCTAACCAGACCCCATATGTGCGGCAGATAGAACAGGAACACCCGTGCCGACTTTGCACGAACGGGATAAGCCGCTGCGATCGTGGTTCGCGTCGGAAATACCCGACGCAAGAGCAAGCCCAGCTTGGCGAGTACAGATGCCTGCTGTTGACCGATACGTGCGAGAGCCGCAATGCTTGGCGTCCTGTAATCGCGCAGCATCAGCGCAGCGGCCGTTTCCAGTGCCTGCGCGCTCTCGCGGTCACTCGGGCATTGTTGCGGCCAGTCGATCGCCAGCGTTCCCCAATACCGTTCCACCAGTCCCAGCGTCAGCCAACAAGACCGCACGCAATACTGTTGACTCGCTCGTTGCCAGAACGAAGTCCAGTCGATGGTCTCGCTCTGCACCAGATAACCGATGTCGCTCAGCGTGAGTGGACCATTGTTGAAGCGGTGGTCGAGCGCGTGCAGGATCAGGTGCAGCAGCAGATCCGTCGGGTCTGGAAAGGCGATCCGCTCGCCGGCGGTCCGTCGCCGAATGGTGCGCTGCCAATACTCGGCGGTCTCACTCAGATCCACGGCATCCGCAACCAACACGTCGGGGTTTTGCAGACGGGCATGGACTTCGACCGTGACCCTTCCGGATGCCGCATGCAGCGGTGGCAGATGGTTGCGAATCTCGATCTGCGCTTCAGGTGAACCCTGGTACATGGCGGGTCTGACCAGGCCACCCGCGAGCAGCACATCGAAGGCCCGCAAGGCCTGCTCACGCGGCACCAGGATATCCAGATCCCGCATCGGGCGTGTGCCGGCATTCGGATAGACGTGGAAGGCCAAAAAGGCCCCCTTCAGCGCCTGATACGGGATGCCGGCCTCGGTCAGCAGGCGATGGATGAGAATCAGCTCCCGCTGCAGCCGAAGTGAACGCACTGTGGATCGCCTGAGACTTTGGGCCAGCTCATCGCGGATCCCTGCCGGGATCGGCAGATCG contains:
- a CDS encoding nucleotidyltransferase family protein, whose translation is MMYSLPERETLLLRLLSPTPPLNGATRAGFDGDDWDAVRGIVRQHRLGPLLHWQLTRTRPDLPIPAGIRDELAQSLRRSTVRSLRLQRELILIHRLLTEAGIPYQALKGAFLAFHVYPNAGTRPMRDLDILVPREQALRAFDVLLAGGLVRPAMYQGSPEAQIEIRNHLPPLHAASGRVTVEVHARLQNPDVLVADAVDLSETAEYWQRTIRRRTAGERIAFPDPTDLLLHLILHALDHRFNNGPLTLSDIGYLVQSETIDWTSFWQRASQQYCVRSCWLTLGLVERYWGTLAIDWPQQCPSDRESAQALETAAALMLRDYRTPSIAALARIGQQQASVLAKLGLLLRRVFPTRTTIAAAYPVRAKSARVFLFYLPHIWGLVSRQLPYILNPRLRAHFSDDLQKLEDLERWLAD